Below is a window of Sporichthyaceae bacterium DNA.
GGCGACAAGGTGCTGGCCGTGGTGCCGATGTTCCACGCCATGGCCTGGGGCCTGCCCTATGCCGCGATGATGTGCGGTGCGGATCAGTTGATGCCGGACCGCTTCCTGCAGGCCGAACCGATGGCCCGGCTGATCGCGACCGAGCGGCCGGACGTGGCCGGTGCGGTGCCCACGGTGTGGGGTGCGCTGCTGGCGCATCTGGACGCCAACCCGGTGGACGTCTCGTGTCTGCGCGACGTGGTGGTCGGCGGGTCGGCCTGCCCGCCGTCGATGATGAAGGGCTTCGAGGAGCGGCACAGCGTGCGGCTCATCCACGCCTGGGGGATGACCGAGCTGTCGCCGATCGGGTCGGTCGGGCGTGCCCCGGTCGGGCTGTCGCCGGAGGAGACCTGGGCGCGGCGGATCAGCCAGGGTCGGCTGCCCTGTGCGGTGGAGGGCCGACTGGTCGACGACGACGGCGCGATCATGCCCAACGACGGGGAGGCCGTCGGCGAGCTCGAGGTGCGCGGGCCGTGGGTGGCCGCTTCCTATTACCACAACCCGGACATGCCCGATGACCTCGGTGAGGAAAAGTTCCGAGATGGGTGGCTGCGCACCGGCGATGTCGGCACGCTGACCCCGGACGGGTTCCTGACGTTGACCGACCGGGCCAAGGACGTGATCAAGTCCGGCGGGGAGTGGATTTCCTCGGTGGACCTGGAGAACACGATCATGGGGCACCCGGCGGTGGCCGAGGCCGCGGTGATCGGCATCCCGGACCCGAAGTGGGACGAGCGTCCGCTGGCCGCGGTGGTGCTGCGCCCGGAGGCGAACGTCAGCTTCTCCGAACTGCGCGACTACCTGGGCGACAAGGTCGCGAAGTGGCAGCTGCCGGAGAACTGGGTATTCGTTGCCGAGGTGCCGAAGACCTCGGTCGGCAAGTTCGACAAGAAGGTATTGCGCGCACGGCACGCGGCCGGCGAGTTGGACGTGACGACCTTCTGAGCGTCAGCCGATCAGGCCGGACAGCCGGGCCAAGAGCACAGCCAGCTGCTGGTCGACGGTCGCGTTCTCCAGACGCGGACACAACCCGATGACGGTCTGCCCACGCTCGAGCCGGTATTGGTGGCCCTCGGCCAGTTCGTCGGTGGTGTAGGCGAGCACCGGGATCGGCGGCGCGTCGGGTCCGTGCAGCCAGACGGTGTCAACCGGCTCGGGACCGGCGAGGTTGCGCAACACCACGTCGGGTCGGGCGTGCGCCAGCCGGCCGGCCGCCTCCGCGTCACTGCGCGCGTGCCAGCCGCGCACACCGGCCAGCGCCAGCCCCGCACCGAAGGCCGCGGCGAGCGCCGGGTCCTCCTCGATGATCAGCACGCGACCGACATCGCCGGACGGGACCAGGCCGCTCAGCAGCACCGCGGGGTCACCGGCCGGATCAGATCCGTCGACCTCGGCCAGGCCGGCCACGGCCAACAGCGGCAGCGCCGCCTCGGCCGCCGCGGCACCGAGTTCGGTGAGCCGGCGCCGCCGCAACGGCTCGGCACCCGGGTCGATGAACACGACCGCGGTGCCCACCGGCACGATCACCGGCTGCTCGAATCGGGCCAGGGCCACCGAGGCCAGGCCTCGCGCCAGCAGCGCCCCGGCCAGCGAAGGGGTGGGTTCCGGCCACACCAGGACCTGCGGCGGGGCGAGGTCAGTGAGGATGACATCAGCGGTGGCCACGGACAGTTCGGCAGCGGTGGGCACAGCGGGCATGGCCGGCTGAGGCGGAATGACGGCGCTCGGGATCGGCTCGGGCGCGGGCTGCGGCACCGAATTACGGGCGTGCTTGCGCGGGCTGGTCGAGGGCGGGACGGGACGCGGCAGTTCAATCACGTACGAGCGGATCCCGTCCGGCTTGGACTCCAGCAGGAACCGGCCGCCGTGCGCCTCGGCCACGATCTGCACCAACGCCAGATCCGGGTCGGCGCCGCCCGGCACCGATCCGCGCGGCCGTAGCCAACGCAGCAGTGGGTTTTCCGCCGGGCCGGTGCTCTGATCGACCCCGTCCACCGAGATCCGCAGCAGTTCGACCTCTGGGCTCAGCGTCACGCTCACCGTGCCGCCCGCGGGCGTCGCGTCCACCGCTGCCCGGATCAGCTCGGACAGCGCCAGCACCAGCCGCGGGGCGTCGGCGGCCGCCGGGGCGTCGATCGTGTGCACGGTCAACTCGACGCCGCGCTCACCCGCCGCCTGTTGGCGTGCCGCAACCGCCTCGACCACCACATCGCGCAGGTCGGCCGCGGTCGGCTCCGGCGTCGCCTGACCCGTCATCAGATTCTCATAATCGATGGCGTCGGCCACGATCGCGCGCAGCCGCGCTACCAGGTCCTCCTGGTCGCCCTGCACGCTGAGCTTGCCCAGCCCGGGGGTCAGCTCGGCGGCCAGCACGTCGACCAATCGGATCCGGCGGCGCTCCAGCTCCCCGGCCTCGGTCATGTCGTTGAAGGCCAGCACCGCGCCGATCACCTCGGCGCCGTCCTTGATCGGCGCCGAGGACACCTCCACCGGCACCGGGCTGCCGTCCTGTCGCCAGACGATCTCCGGGCGCCGGCGCAACCGTCGCCCGCTGCGCAGGGTGCGGGTCACCGGGGATTCCGCCACCGGGTAGGCGGTGCCGTCCAACCGGGTGTGCATGGCCAACGAGTGCAGATCCCGCCCGGCGATCGCGCTGACCCGGGCGCCGAGCAGCCGGGCCGCCGCCGGGTTCGCCAGCATGACCCGGCCCTCGCGGTCGACCCCGCAGACGGCCTCCTCGGTGCTGCGCAGCACCGCCTGAGCGGCGCGACCGGTGCGCACCAGCTCGGCCTCCACCGCCGACTCGCCCTCGCGCAGCGAGACCAGCAGACGCTCCTCCCCGCTCCCCCACGGCACCCGGGAGCAGGTCACCTCCACGCCGAACGAGCTGCCGGTCAGCGCGTGGGCGTAGGTACGCGACGCGGCGCCGCCGTCCGCCGGCCAGGTCGACGGGGAGCCGGCGAGGTCCGGGGTCAGGCCCGGCAACAACTCGCTGAGAGTGCGCCCGACCAGGGCCGCCGCGCCGCCGGCGCCGAACGCCTCGATAGCGCGTGCGTTGGCATTGACCACCGCGCCGACCGGGTCGATGAGCAACAGCGCGTCGGGAAGGTGATCGAGGATCGCGGCCAAGCGGGCGGTGTTGCGCGTCGGTCTGGCTGCCACCCCGCCGCCACCTCCGAATACCCGCCGCGCCGCCGCCCGCGTCGGTCCCGGACGACAGGGCAGTCTTGCACCGCTGCCCACACAAATCACAGGGGGTTGACCCTCTAGATCGTCTTTGCTTGCCCGCGGCGGCGACCGATAACGTGTGCGCGTTAGAAACTCTGGAGGCTTCGCCTAGTCCGGTCTATGGCGCCGCACTGCTAATGCGGTTTGGGCCTTAAAGCCCATCCGGGGTTCAAATCCCCGAGCCTCCGCGTAGGGGTGGAGTGTGGTCGGTGCGCTTGGCGCACCTTCCCCACCTACGCTCCGGTTGTTTCATTGCGACGCTTCGCGTCGCGGCGCGGGCTTCGCCCGCGCACGGCCGACGGGCTCGCTGCGCTCGCGGTCGGCCCCTCGCTGGGCGGTCGTGGCTTGGCCCACACGGTGAATGCGTTGCTCCCAACGGGCTCGCTGCGCTCGCCGTCGGCCCCTCGCTGGCGGCGGTCGTGGCTTGGCCCAAACGGTGAATGCGTTGCTCCCATAGGGTGGTTTCGGGTTCAGGGTTTGGGAGGCCGCGGTGGGACTGATCGGCAAGATCAAGGGCGAGTTCGTCGACATCATCGAGTGGATCGATGACTCGCGGACCACGCTGGCCTGGCGCTTCCCCCGCTACAACAACGAGATCAAGAACGGCGCTCAGCTGATCGTGCGGGAGGGGCAGCAGGCGGTCTTCGTGTATCGGGGGCAGCTCGCCGACCGGTTCCAGCCCGGGCACTACCAGCTCACCACCGAGGCGTTGCCACTGTTGGCGACTTTGCAGGGGTGGAAGCACGGGTTCGCCAGCCCGTTCCGGTCCGAGGTCTACTTCATCAACACCCGGCCGGTCACCGACCTGCGCTGGGGGACCCCGCAGCCGGTGGTCATCCGTGACCCGGACTTCGGCATGGTCCCGGTGCGGGCCAACGGTCTGTGCGTGGTGCGCATCGCGGACGCGGAGATCTTTCTGCGCGAGGTCATCGGCACGGACAGCGCGGTGGAGCTCGACGAGATCACCGAGCTGCTACGCCGGCTGATCGCCACCGCGTTCGCCGACCTGCTGTCCGGCTCCGGTTACGGCGCAATCGACCTGCAGGGCAAGAACGCGGAGATCGCGGGCAAGCTCAAGACCGCGGTGCAGGAGGGCGTGGACGACGAGTACGGCCTGGCCGTGGAGTCGATCGCGATGAACGTCTCGCTGCCCGAGGAGATCACCGCGGCGATGACCGCAGGCGTGGCCCGCGGTCTGGAGACCAAGGGTTACGTCGGCAACGTCGGCGACGTCGGACGGTTGCAGCAGGTGCGCGCCGCGGACGCCACGCTGGCCGCCGCGGAGAACGCGGGCGGGGGCGCCGGATCGATGGTGGGCGCCGGGGTCGGACTGGCCCTGGGCCAACAGATGGCCGGCGCCCTGGCCGCCGGTCAGGCCCCGC
It encodes the following:
- a CDS encoding long-chain fatty acid--CoA ligase — its product is MRSTMQDAPLTVGRIVRYATSVHSAGEVATFDGEGCRRISYGELGKRSARLANVLRSLGIRGDERVGSFLWNNTEHVEAYAAVPSMGAVLHTLNIRLFPEQLVYITNHAADQVVICDGSLIGLLAPVLDQMKTVRHVLVTPGGDGSALEGMGADIHDYEELMAGASEDFDFHPGLIDDERDAAAMCYTSGTTGNPKGVAYSHRSIYLHSMQGMSAEGFNLSQGDKVLAVVPMFHAMAWGLPYAAMMCGADQLMPDRFLQAEPMARLIATERPDVAGAVPTVWGALLAHLDANPVDVSCLRDVVVGGSACPPSMMKGFEERHSVRLIHAWGMTELSPIGSVGRAPVGLSPEETWARRISQGRLPCAVEGRLVDDDGAIMPNDGEAVGELEVRGPWVAASYYHNPDMPDDLGEEKFRDGWLRTGDVGTLTPDGFLTLTDRAKDVIKSGGEWISSVDLENTIMGHPAVAEAAVIGIPDPKWDERPLAAVVLRPEANVSFSELRDYLGDKVAKWQLPENWVFVAEVPKTSVGKFDKKVLRARHAAGELDVTTF
- a CDS encoding PAS domain-containing protein — its product is MAARPTRNTARLAAILDHLPDALLLIDPVGAVVNANARAIEAFGAGGAAALVGRTLSELLPGLTPDLAGSPSTWPADGGAASRTYAHALTGSSFGVEVTCSRVPWGSGEERLLVSLREGESAVEAELVRTGRAAQAVLRSTEEAVCGVDREGRVMLANPAAARLLGARVSAIAGRDLHSLAMHTRLDGTAYPVAESPVTRTLRSGRRLRRRPEIVWRQDGSPVPVEVSSAPIKDGAEVIGAVLAFNDMTEAGELERRRIRLVDVLAAELTPGLGKLSVQGDQEDLVARLRAIVADAIDYENLMTGQATPEPTAADLRDVVVEAVAARQQAAGERGVELTVHTIDAPAAADAPRLVLALSELIRAAVDATPAGGTVSVTLSPEVELLRISVDGVDQSTGPAENPLLRWLRPRGSVPGGADPDLALVQIVAEAHGGRFLLESKPDGIRSYVIELPRPVPPSTSPRKHARNSVPQPAPEPIPSAVIPPQPAMPAVPTAAELSVATADVILTDLAPPQVLVWPEPTPSLAGALLARGLASVALARFEQPVIVPVGTAVVFIDPGAEPLRRRRLTELGAAAAEAALPLLAVAGLAEVDGSDPAGDPAVLLSGLVPSGDVGRVLIIEEDPALAAAFGAGLALAGVRGWHARSDAEAAGRLAHARPDVVLRNLAGPEPVDTVWLHGPDAPPIPVLAYTTDELAEGHQYRLERGQTVIGLCPRLENATVDQQLAVLLARLSGLIG
- a CDS encoding SPFH domain-containing protein; this encodes MGLIGKIKGEFVDIIEWIDDSRTTLAWRFPRYNNEIKNGAQLIVREGQQAVFVYRGQLADRFQPGHYQLTTEALPLLATLQGWKHGFASPFRSEVYFINTRPVTDLRWGTPQPVVIRDPDFGMVPVRANGLCVVRIADAEIFLREVIGTDSAVELDEITELLRRLIATAFADLLSGSGYGAIDLQGKNAEIAGKLKTAVQEGVDDEYGLAVESIAMNVSLPEEITAAMTAGVARGLETKGYVGNVGDVGRLQQVRAADATLAAAENAGGGAGSMVGAGVGLALGQQMAGALAAGQAPQAAPGAVPPPMPAGVMFHVDAGGQPSGPFNLAQLQAMVGTGQLQAATLVWTQGMPGWAAASSVAQLAALFATPPPMPPPPVPPAPPAQ